The Litchfieldia alkalitelluris genome has a window encoding:
- a CDS encoding 5'-deoxyadenosine deaminase: protein MKILIKNAEIITMNGENNIIYGDLLIENDKIKEIATQISDFNVDKIIDAKGRTVIPGFVHTHIHLCQTVFRGQADDLELMDWLAKKIWPLEASHDEESIYYSAMLGIGELIQSGTTSIIDMETVHHTESAFRAIAESGIRAISGKVMMDHGSGVPERLLETTKNSIDESVTLLEKWNNFDDGRIKYAFSPRFVVSCTENLLTQIRDLSSHYDVKVHTHASENLGEIEIVEKERGMRNIVYLDHIGLANPRLILAHCVWLDEEEKRILKDRGVKVSHCPGSNLKLASGIAEIPDLLKREISLSIGADGAPCNNNLDMFHEMRLAAIIQKPFHGPTVMNAEQVLRMATMGGAKAMGLEEEIGSLEVGKKADIVILNLNDFHVYPNVDVDPISRVVYSATRADVETTIINGKIVMENRIMKTMNKDFVLNESNKTIKRLLKRATTLVKA, encoded by the coding sequence ATGAAGATTTTGATTAAAAATGCTGAAATAATTACTATGAATGGTGAAAATAACATCATTTATGGTGATTTGTTAATTGAAAATGACAAAATCAAGGAAATAGCAACCCAAATATCAGATTTTAATGTAGATAAAATCATTGACGCTAAGGGTAGAACTGTCATTCCAGGATTTGTTCATACACATATACATTTATGTCAGACCGTTTTCAGAGGGCAGGCGGATGACCTTGAATTGATGGATTGGTTGGCTAAAAAAATATGGCCACTTGAGGCTTCCCATGATGAGGAATCAATCTATTATTCAGCGATGCTTGGTATTGGAGAACTAATACAAAGTGGGACTACTTCCATTATTGATATGGAAACAGTACATCATACAGAGTCAGCATTCAGAGCTATTGCTGAGAGTGGAATAAGAGCAATTTCTGGTAAAGTAATGATGGACCATGGAAGTGGAGTTCCAGAGAGATTATTAGAAACAACAAAGAATTCAATAGATGAGAGTGTGACACTTCTCGAAAAATGGAACAATTTTGATGACGGAAGAATCAAATATGCGTTTTCACCAAGGTTTGTGGTCTCATGTACTGAAAATCTTTTAACGCAAATTCGGGATTTGTCTTCTCATTATGATGTTAAAGTACACACACATGCATCTGAAAATCTAGGTGAGATTGAAATTGTTGAGAAAGAACGCGGTATGAGAAATATCGTTTACCTAGATCATATCGGGCTCGCTAATCCTCGCCTCATTTTAGCTCACTGTGTGTGGCTAGATGAAGAGGAAAAAAGAATACTTAAAGATAGAGGCGTTAAAGTTAGTCATTGTCCAGGTTCGAACTTAAAGCTAGCTTCTGGTATTGCCGAAATTCCAGATTTATTAAAAAGGGAAATTTCCCTAAGTATTGGAGCTGATGGTGCACCATGTAATAATAATTTGGATATGTTCCATGAGATGAGACTTGCTGCGATCATCCAAAAACCTTTTCATGGTCCAACCGTAATGAACGCTGAACAAGTATTAAGAATGGCGACAATGGGTGGAGCAAAAGCAATGGGACTTGAAGAAGAAATTGGAAGTCTTGAAGTAGGTAAAAAAGCAGATATCGTTATTTTAAATTTAAATGACTTCCATGTTTATCCAAATGTTGATGTTGATCCTATTTCAAGGGTTGTATATTCTGCAACGAGGGCTGATGTTGAAACAACAATTATAAATGGGAAAATTGTCATGGAAAATAGGATTATGAAAACAATGAACAAAGACTTTGTTTTAAATGAATCGAACAAGACTATTAAACGTCTATTAAAACGGGCCACAACTTTGGTTAAAGCTTAA